A genome region from Sardina pilchardus chromosome 22, fSarPil1.1, whole genome shotgun sequence includes the following:
- the socs3b gene encoding suppressor of cytokine signaling 3b, translated as MVTHSRFDSFPVMSSSPVECGRRLPHRHRYKTFSCRLQYQLVLSAARKLQESGFYWSSMGGKEASTLLSAEPAGTFLVRDSSDHRHFFTLSVKTVTGTKNLRIQCDACSFYLQTDPCDAQKVPHFDCVLKLIHHYMPTTAAFASGSLSADGSSASAAGGGSCSSGGASGSSAAGDCGKGPAEGAGRSTYFIYSGGEKVPLELLRPLACSMSTLQHLCRKTVNGHLDMSTKREQLPQTLQEFLEEYDAPI; from the coding sequence ATGGTAACCCACAGCAGGTTTGACTCCTTCCCCGTGATGAGCAGCAGTCCTGTGGAGTGTGGCCGGCGGCTGCCGCACCGCCACCGCTACAAGACCTTCAGCTGTCGCCTGCAGTACCAGCTGGTGCTGTCGGCCGCGCGCAAGCTCCAGGAGAGCGGCTTCTACTGGAGCTCCATGGGGGGCAAGGAGGCAAGCACGCTCCTGAGCGCCGAGCCCGCCGGCACCTTCCTGGTGCGCGACAGCTCCGACCACCGCCACTTCTTCACGCTCAGCGTCAAGACGGTCACGGGCACCAAGAACCTGCGCATCCAGTGCGACGCCTGCTCCTTCTACCTGCAGACCGACCCGTGCGATGCCCAGAAGGTGCCCCACTTCGACTGCGTGCTCAAGCTCATCCACCACTACATGCCCACCACCGCCGCCTTTGCCAGCGGCAGCCTCAGTGCCGACGGCtcctcagcatcagcagcaggcggcggcagctgcagcagcggtGGCGCGAGCGGCTCCTCCGCCGCAGGGGATTGTGGGAAGGGTCCGGCGGAGGGGGCCGGGAGGAGCACCTACTTCATCTACTCGGGAGGCGAGAAGGTGCCCCTGGAGCTGCTGAGGCCACTGGCCTGCAGCATGTCCACGCTGCAGCACCTCTGCCGCAAGACGGTCAACGGACACCTGGACATGTCCACCAAGCGGGAGCAGCTGCCCCAGACCCTGCAGGAGTTCCTCGAGGAGTACGACGCGCCCATCTGA